The Lysobacter capsici genome has a segment encoding these proteins:
- a CDS encoding DUF4189 domain-containing protein, with protein sequence MVDWRNRRDYRATVEEQSQARGAGSLRGYGGKDCKLNLAYKNQCVVVVWPSVPGASAFSQSAASIEEASDMALPACAAESGAQCKIAYSACTEPVLVGN encoded by the coding sequence ATCGTCGACTGGCGAAATCGGCGCGATTACCGGGCAACCGTCGAAGAGCAAAGCCAAGCGCGAGGCGCTGGCTCGTTGCGCGGGTATGGCGGCAAGGATTGCAAGTTGAACCTTGCCTATAAGAACCAATGCGTGGTCGTTGTATGGCCGTCCGTGCCTGGGGCGTCTGCCTTCTCTCAGTCCGCGGCTTCGATTGAAGAGGCATCTGATATGGCATTGCCGGCTTGCGCCGCAGAGAGCGGTGCGCAGTGCAAGATCGCTTACTCTGCTTGTACGGAGCCCGTGCTTGTTGGTAATTGA
- a CDS encoding DUF4189 domain-containing protein, whose protein sequence is MPGYGINGNSGSASQAVEVRWATRWGALALDATSAGGSTLGRVEGLHSKRKAETAAIADCRARGGQNCVVAHAYYDQCVAVAWGDARPAIVSAVNSEVASRMALEKCNGSDANCDMYYTGCSYPERAQ, encoded by the coding sequence ATGCCTGGTTACGGTATCAACGGGAACAGCGGTAGTGCATCGCAAGCTGTTGAGGTTCGTTGGGCGACCCGCTGGGGAGCGCTCGCCTTGGATGCCACCAGTGCTGGCGGCAGTACGCTAGGCAGAGTAGAGGGCTTACACAGTAAACGAAAAGCCGAGACGGCTGCGATCGCCGACTGTCGAGCAAGGGGCGGGCAAAACTGTGTGGTCGCCCATGCCTACTATGACCAGTGCGTGGCGGTTGCGTGGGGAGATGCCAGGCCGGCGATCGTGAGTGCCGTGAACAGCGAGGTGGCGTCTCGGATGGCGTTGGAAAAATGCAATGGATCGGATGCGAATTGCGATATGTATTACACCGGTTGCAGCTATCCGGAGCGCGCTCAGTGA
- a CDS encoding DUF4189 domain-containing protein: protein MKFRCIAVIALVFSGAAYAEQGCPDGLYPGGAGPGQLCVPMPGYGVSGGSSGSQAAPEPNWASRWGAIAIDDGSNGGSKLGRAESLSSKGKAEKAALADCRSRGGHKCTLERSYRDQCVAVVWGDTLVSSASAVNSERASQLAMDNCSSSTTNCGVYYTGCSYPELVQ, encoded by the coding sequence ATGAAGTTCAGGTGCATAGCCGTAATAGCTCTGGTGTTCTCGGGAGCTGCCTACGCCGAACAAGGTTGCCCCGACGGTCTTTATCCAGGTGGTGCCGGTCCGGGGCAGTTGTGCGTGCCGATGCCCGGTTACGGAGTTTCCGGCGGCAGCTCGGGCAGTCAAGCGGCGCCAGAGCCCAACTGGGCCTCGCGCTGGGGCGCCATCGCCATCGACGATGGCAGCAACGGCGGCAGCAAGTTGGGAAGGGCGGAGTCGCTCAGCAGCAAGGGCAAGGCCGAAAAAGCGGCGCTTGCCGACTGCCGCTCCAGGGGTGGGCACAAATGTACCTTGGAGCGCTCGTATCGCGACCAGTGCGTCGCGGTAGTCTGGGGTGACACGTTAGTGTCATCCGCGAGCGCGGTGAACAGCGAAAGAGCTTCGCAACTTGCGATGGACAATTGCAGTTCGTCGACGACGAATTGCGGAGTTTATTACACCGGTTGCAGCTATCCCGAACTGGTTCAATAA
- a CDS encoding type IV secretion system protein, translating into MDISALGTAGSLLDLLHFKAAGLPNMVFFSEINDFLDDEIAEFAGNLLKRVASFIGFISATVVTLWIMYHGFRIVTGQSREPMMGLVVNSLRAVLIVGIAAGMAASVGSSYRTLTDGTNRVVRELMTGKDDEGSYADIDKALAIMQVAVEVIDSVDTGDDLITNQDKERALQFTGVGLGLPAIMAATALLINKIAMALILGLGPFFILCLLFDQTKQLFTKWLFYGLATMASMAFLSVMVTLAMDMIIAVGLAFWTAGWLTGGSQESLTSMAMQQGGLGLVLSALIVTAPPMAGMFFNGIMGQFSPFSAFGSGGGQAGAPPTHGGDAVNRWMGGGDNANRAESAGNRSNDSRPADMQMNRTTSGSSTMAHSDVTKTSNQVQHNAGQAVGNNVNVAKADQVKNSGKNPPGPQ; encoded by the coding sequence ATGGATATCAGTGCACTGGGGACGGCGGGATCGTTGTTGGACTTGCTGCATTTCAAAGCAGCGGGCCTGCCGAACATGGTCTTCTTCTCGGAGATCAACGACTTCCTCGACGATGAAATCGCCGAGTTCGCGGGCAACCTGCTCAAGCGGGTGGCCTCGTTCATCGGTTTCATTTCAGCCACGGTGGTGACGCTGTGGATCATGTACCACGGCTTCCGGATCGTGACCGGGCAGTCGCGCGAGCCGATGATGGGCCTGGTGGTCAACTCGCTGCGCGCGGTGCTGATCGTGGGCATCGCGGCGGGCATGGCGGCCAGCGTGGGCTCCAGCTACCGCACCTTGACCGACGGCACCAATCGCGTCGTGCGCGAGTTGATGACCGGCAAGGACGATGAAGGCAGCTACGCCGATATCGACAAGGCGCTGGCGATCATGCAGGTGGCCGTGGAGGTGATCGACTCGGTCGACACCGGCGACGATCTGATCACCAACCAGGACAAGGAGCGCGCGCTGCAGTTCACCGGCGTGGGCCTGGGCCTGCCGGCGATCATGGCGGCCACCGCCTTGCTGATCAACAAGATCGCCATGGCCCTGATCCTGGGCCTGGGACCGTTCTTCATATTGTGTCTGCTGTTCGATCAGACCAAGCAGCTATTCACCAAATGGCTCTTCTATGGTCTGGCGACCATGGCCTCGATGGCGTTTTTGTCGGTCATGGTCACACTTGCGATGGACATGATCATCGCCGTTGGGCTGGCGTTCTGGACAGCCGGCTGGCTGACAGGCGGTAGTCAGGAAAGCCTCACTAGCATGGCCATGCAACAAGGTGGTCTGGGTCTGGTGTTGAGCGCACTGATCGTGACCGCGCCGCCGATGGCGGGCATGTTCTTCAACGGCATCATGGGTCAGTTCAGTCCGTTCAGTGCCTTCGGTAGTGGCGGTGGTCAAGCCGGCGCGCCTCCGACTCACGGTGGTGATGCGGTGAATCGTTGGATGGGTGGCGGTGACAACGCGAACCGCGCCGAGAGCGCGGGAAATCGTTCCAACGATTCACGGCCGGCCGACATGCAGATGAATCGCACGACGTCGGGTAGCTCAACCATGGCGCACTCGGATGTAACCAAGACTTCGAATCAAGTTCAGCATAATGCGGGTCAAGCGGTTGGCAACAATGTCAATGTAGCCAAGGCCGATCAAGTCAAGAATTCCGGTAAGAATCCACCGGGACCTCAATAA
- a CDS encoding DUF4189 domain-containing protein: MKLRYLCVLAVLFSGAVQAEQGCPDGLYPGGAGPGQICIPMPGYGISGSSGGTQAAEPKWATRWGAIATDDGSTGGGILGQSESLSSKRKAEKAALSDCRAKGGNNCALVQAYHDQCIAVAWGRSRPYTVSAENSKAASEFAIAKCGESDANCGIYYTGCSYPERVQ; encoded by the coding sequence ATGAAACTGAGGTATCTGTGTGTATTGGCTGTGCTTTTCTCTGGAGCCGTTCAGGCCGAGCAAGGCTGCCCGGATGGGCTTTATCCGGGCGGTGCCGGCCCTGGGCAAATCTGCATACCGATGCCGGGTTATGGCATCAGTGGATCGAGTGGCGGCACTCAAGCGGCCGAGCCGAAATGGGCGACACGCTGGGGCGCCATTGCCACCGACGACGGAAGCACCGGCGGCGGCATTCTGGGGCAGTCCGAATCGTTGAGCAGCAAACGCAAGGCCGAGAAGGCAGCGCTTTCGGATTGCCGGGCCAAAGGTGGCAATAACTGCGCACTGGTTCAGGCATACCACGATCAATGCATTGCAGTGGCTTGGGGACGTTCACGGCCGTATACCGTGAGCGCTGAGAACAGCAAGGCAGCCTCTGAGTTTGCTATTGCGAAGTGCGGTGAGTCGGACGCCAACTGCGGTATCTATTACACCGGTTGCAGCTATCCCGAACGCGTTCAGTAG